In a genomic window of Roseiflexus castenholzii DSM 13941:
- a CDS encoding deoxyribonuclease IV: MQQRRFGAHMSISGGLYTACERGRRAGCDVVQIFSKNQQQWRARPLTDDEIARFKEAQITEGVPVVLVHDSYLINLAAPGDELWHKSLEAFREELERCALLGVPYLVTHPGAHVGSGEEAGMRRVAAALDRVFESGAGDGVTVLLETTAGQGSSLGRRFEELARIIEYSRYPNRLGVCVDTCHIFAAGYDIRTPEQYAATIEELDRVIGIARVKAFHMNDSQKELGSRVDRHTHIGEGCIGLEGFRALVNDERFADLPMVLETPKGDDLAEDVRNLKTLRGLRADTNYR; this comes from the coding sequence ATGCAACAGCGACGTTTCGGCGCGCATATGTCTATCAGCGGCGGGTTGTACACCGCATGCGAACGCGGACGCCGCGCAGGGTGCGACGTCGTTCAGATTTTCAGCAAGAATCAGCAGCAATGGCGCGCCCGACCGCTGACCGACGATGAGATTGCGCGTTTCAAGGAAGCGCAGATCACCGAAGGCGTGCCGGTTGTTCTGGTTCACGACTCGTACCTGATCAATCTGGCAGCACCGGGCGATGAGTTGTGGCACAAATCGCTCGAGGCGTTCCGCGAGGAACTGGAACGCTGCGCTTTGCTCGGCGTTCCGTACCTGGTCACACATCCCGGCGCACACGTCGGATCGGGCGAAGAAGCGGGGATGCGCCGCGTTGCGGCTGCCCTCGACCGCGTGTTCGAGAGCGGCGCCGGTGACGGGGTCACGGTCCTGCTGGAAACGACCGCCGGGCAGGGGAGCAGCCTGGGACGCCGCTTCGAGGAACTGGCGCGCATTATCGAGTATTCCCGCTACCCGAACCGCCTCGGCGTCTGTGTCGATACCTGTCACATCTTTGCCGCCGGGTACGACATTCGCACGCCGGAACAGTATGCGGCGACGATTGAAGAACTGGATCGCGTCATCGGCATCGCGCGTGTGAAAGCCTTTCATATGAACGACTCGCAGAAAGAGCTGGGGAGCCGGGTGGACCGCCATACGCACATTGGCGAGGGATGCATCGGACTGGAGGGGTTTCGCGCACTGGTGAATGATGAGCGCTTTGCCGATCTGCCGATGGTGCTGGAAACGCCAAAAGGCGACGACCTCGCCGAGGATGTTCGGAACCTGAAGACTCTGCGTGGTCTGAGGGCTGATACCAATTACCGGTGA
- a CDS encoding STAS domain-containing protein — translation MRSWINTLMTTRATDPDVQRRALIVMQLIIMMLVANVLFAILAIVSPDGGSVLIPVASSALFIGAYALAQRGYASVAAWIVVGAFLSGALFAVANLDSERSVNVGYFLTALIVIASLSLTPPQLWLVTGGVTGGFLLTLITAHPDLWNLPNARHNVLNSSVLLVVVGLVSYIGARIAQRTIRDAQQARQMAEQAQHELARANADLEERIAERTSELSRTLAAQQALTDELRRSLAAQQELSQLILDLSLPVIPVRDGTVVVPLSGTIDSARAAKLTESVLKTIEQRNVDTVILDITGVPIVDTQVAQALVRTASAARLMGAETILVGIRPEVAQTLIGLGIHLGLRTAATLQEGLDLSVRYVNGALRSRHAV, via the coding sequence ATGCGGAGTTGGATCAACACGCTGATGACAACGCGCGCGACCGATCCTGATGTGCAACGTCGCGCGCTGATCGTGATGCAATTGATCATCATGATGCTGGTGGCGAACGTGCTCTTTGCCATTCTCGCCATCGTGTCGCCCGATGGTGGCAGTGTGCTGATACCGGTTGCCAGCAGTGCGCTCTTTATTGGCGCGTATGCGCTAGCGCAGCGCGGGTATGCCAGCGTAGCCGCATGGATCGTGGTCGGCGCGTTTCTCTCCGGTGCGCTCTTTGCCGTGGCAAATCTTGATTCTGAACGCAGCGTCAATGTCGGCTACTTTCTGACTGCCCTGATCGTCATTGCGAGTCTGTCGCTCACGCCGCCGCAGCTCTGGTTGGTGACCGGCGGGGTGACCGGCGGTTTTCTGCTGACGCTGATAACGGCGCATCCCGATCTCTGGAATCTTCCCAATGCGCGTCATAATGTGCTCAACAGCAGTGTCCTGCTTGTGGTTGTCGGGTTGGTCTCGTATATCGGGGCGCGTATTGCGCAGCGCACTATTCGTGATGCGCAGCAGGCGCGCCAGATGGCAGAGCAGGCACAGCACGAACTGGCGCGGGCGAATGCCGATCTGGAAGAGCGCATTGCGGAGCGCACGTCGGAGTTGAGCCGGACTCTCGCTGCGCAGCAGGCGTTGACGGATGAGTTGCGTCGCAGCCTGGCGGCGCAGCAGGAGTTGAGCCAGTTGATCCTCGACCTTTCGTTGCCGGTGATTCCGGTACGCGACGGCACGGTGGTGGTTCCGCTCTCCGGCACCATCGATAGCGCGCGGGCGGCAAAACTGACCGAGAGCGTGCTCAAAACCATTGAGCAGCGGAATGTTGATACGGTCATTCTGGACATCACCGGTGTTCCGATTGTCGATACGCAGGTGGCGCAGGCGCTGGTGCGCACGGCAAGCGCAGCCCGATTGATGGGAGCGGAAACAATTCTGGTCGGTATTCGCCCGGAGGTGGCGCAGACGCTCATCGGCCTTGGCATTCACCTGGGATTGCGCACGGCGGCGACGTTGCAGGAGGGGTTGGATCTGTCGGTCAGATACGTCAACGGAGCACTGCGGTCCAGGCATGCTGTGTGA
- a CDS encoding phosphoribosylamine--glycine ligase has product MMKILLLGDDGRAHALAWKLINSPRSPEVICAPGNGGTAPFAPSVTLDVADVAGLSRWTFEEQIDLVIPATSAPLHAGLVDEVLSLHIGVWGASRRAAALERSRCLAKEFMIRHGIPTAPGRPFIDLAMAERYLATLTLPVMIKTDHPSGGEEIFDDRYAALEGLRRLFAARSLDGGEGVVIEAVLRGPRVALSALTDGRTVVPLLATRLYDRVEEGDRGAQARGVGAHTGNSAFAQRLTRYLHEKFILPFVAGLEKEGLPCWGLIGVDCIITTEGPRATALRFSFREGEAQVVLPRLEDDLIPWLEASITRRLHELPPPTWSATASVGLGLMARGYPNFFPTGGQIRGLEEIDPGVMLFHSATTNPAATAPYASRLASNRSRSADALSSMIGGLLGMGGAPQSWGGLRTTGGLVATVVAQGVSLPGARGRALVNADRVQFEGRTYRSDIGERDFG; this is encoded by the coding sequence ATGATGAAGATTCTGTTGCTTGGCGACGACGGACGCGCCCACGCGCTCGCCTGGAAACTGATCAACAGCCCGCGGTCACCGGAGGTGATCTGCGCGCCGGGCAACGGCGGAACAGCGCCGTTCGCGCCTTCGGTGACGCTCGATGTCGCCGATGTGGCAGGGTTGAGCCGCTGGACGTTCGAGGAACAGATCGATCTGGTGATTCCTGCGACCAGCGCACCCCTGCATGCCGGGCTGGTCGATGAGGTGCTGTCGCTGCACATTGGCGTCTGGGGTGCGTCGCGCCGCGCCGCCGCGCTGGAGCGCAGTCGCTGCCTGGCAAAGGAATTCATGATTCGCCATGGTATTCCGACAGCGCCAGGGCGCCCGTTTATCGACCTTGCCATGGCGGAGCGTTATCTGGCGACGTTGACCTTGCCGGTGATGATCAAGACGGATCATCCATCGGGCGGCGAGGAAATTTTCGACGACCGGTACGCTGCGCTCGAAGGGTTGCGGCGCCTGTTTGCCGCGCGTTCCCTCGACGGCGGCGAGGGGGTGGTCATCGAAGCCGTGCTGCGCGGTCCGCGGGTGGCGCTCTCGGCGCTTACCGATGGGCGTACCGTCGTGCCGCTCCTGGCGACCCGCCTGTATGATCGGGTCGAGGAAGGGGATCGCGGTGCGCAGGCGCGTGGCGTCGGGGCGCACACCGGCAATTCGGCATTCGCACAGCGTCTGACGCGCTACCTGCACGAGAAGTTCATCCTGCCGTTCGTCGCCGGTCTGGAGAAGGAAGGGTTGCCGTGCTGGGGATTGATCGGCGTGGATTGCATCATTACGACGGAGGGTCCGCGCGCGACGGCGTTGCGCTTCAGTTTCCGCGAAGGAGAGGCGCAGGTGGTGTTGCCGCGCCTGGAAGATGACCTGATCCCCTGGCTGGAAGCCTCGATCACCAGGCGTCTCCACGAATTGCCGCCGCCGACATGGTCGGCGACCGCCAGCGTTGGTCTTGGATTGATGGCGCGTGGATATCCCAATTTCTTCCCCACCGGCGGGCAGATCCGCGGTCTCGAGGAAATCGACCCCGGCGTGATGCTCTTTCATAGCGCAACGACCAATCCCGCTGCAACGGCGCCATACGCATCGCGCCTGGCGAGCAATCGCAGTCGTAGCGCCGACGCCCTCAGTTCAATGATCGGCGGATTGCTCGGCATGGGAGGCGCTCCACAGAGTTGGGGCGGGTTGCGTACCACCGGCGGTCTGGTTGCCACGGTTGTGGCGCAGGGGGTCTCACTGCCCGGCGCTCGCGGTCGCGCGCTGGTCAACGCCGATCGGGTGCAGTTCGAGGGGCGCACCTACCGCAGTGATATTGGTGAGCGTGACTTTGGCTGA